Proteins co-encoded in one Quercus robur chromosome 8, dhQueRobu3.1, whole genome shotgun sequence genomic window:
- the LOC126697848 gene encoding potassium transporter 2 translates to MDLDYSKCWKTPKKESWKTALLLSYQSLGVVYGDLSISPLYVYKSTFAEDIQHSDSNEEIFGVLSFVFWTLTLIPLFKYVFIVLRADDNGEGGTFALYSLICRHARVSLLPNRQVADEALSTYKLEQPPEKKNSSRVKFVLEKYKWLHTALLILVLVGTCMVIGDGVLTPAISVFSAVSGLELSMSKEHHQYAVVPITCFILLCLFALQHYGTHRVGFFFAPIVLTWLLCISALGLYNIIHWNPHIYKALSPYYMFIFLKKTRISGWMSLGGTLLCITGSEAMFADLGHFSYTAIQIAFTFLVYPALILAYMGQAAYLSQHHHSSHVISFYVSVPAPVRWPVLVVAILASVVGSQAIISGTFSIINQSQSLGCFPRVKVIHTSDKIHGQIYIPEINWMLMILCIAVTIGFRDTKHMGNASGLAVMTVMLVTTCLTSLVIIICWQKPPIIAITFLLFFGSIELLYFSASLTKFKEGAWLPILLALILMTVMFVWHYATIKKYEYDLHNKVSLEWLLALGPSLGIARVPGIGLVFSDLTSGIPANFSRFVTNLPAFHRILIFVCVKSVPVPHVPPAERYLVGRVGPTAHRSYRCIVRYGYRDVHQDVHSFETELVERLADFIRYDWHQTNWTNSCNGDDASRSNESSSESKLAVIGTVAFSGPPAYEIEENVQPESVSIEFPTVESVRDVIEMEPVGKRVRFAIDDESETDVQTEVEAQLQEELAYLYAAQQAGTAFILGHSHVRAKQGSSLFKRLAIDFGYNFLRRNCRGPDVALKVPTVSLLEVGMVYVV, encoded by the exons ATGGATCTTGATTATAGCAAGTGTTGGAAAACTCCAAAG AAGGAGTCTTGGAAGACAGCCCTCCTCTTATCCTACCAAAGCCTTGGTGTGGTATATGGGGACCTGAGCATTTCCCCATTATATGTCTACAAAAGCACATTTGCAGAAGATATTCAACATTCAGATTCCAATGAAGAGATTTTTGGCgttctttcttttgtcttttggACTCTCACTCTAATCCCTCTATTCAAGTATGTCTTTATAGTACTTCGAGCTgatgacaatggagagg GTGGTACTTTTGCCCTTTATTCATTGATATGTAGGCACGCCAGAGTGAGCCTTCTACCCAATAGACAGGTTGCAGATGAAGCACTCTCTACATATAAACTGGAACAGCCTCCAGAGAAGAAAAACAGTTCAAGGGTGAAATTTGTGCTTGAGAAGTACAAATGGTTGCACACTGCTTTGCTAATCTTGGTTCTTGTTGGGACTTGTATGGTAATTGGAGATGGAGTGCTCACTCCAGCCATTTCAG TTTTCTCTGCGGTTTCTGGCCTTGAGCTATCCATGTCCAAGGAACACCACCAGT ATGCGGTGGTTCCAATTACTTGCTTCATACTATTGTGTCTATTTGCGCTTCAACACTACGGCACACATCGTGTTGGGTTTTTCTTTGCACCAATTGTGTTGACATGGCTACTATGCATCAGTGCCCTTGGCTTATACAATATAATTCACTGGAATCCGCATATCTACAAAGCTCTTTCCCCATATTACATGTTCATATTCTTGAAGAAGACAAGGATAAGTGGATGGATGTCTTTGGGTGGAACATTGTTGTGCATCACAG GTTCAGAGGCAATGTTTGCTGATCTTGGCCATTTCTCATACACTGCAATTCAG ATTGCTTTTACCTTTCTGGTTTATCCAGCACTTATATTGGCTTATATGGGTCAAGCTGCTTACTTGTCACAGCATCACCACTCCAGCCACGTCATCAGTTTTTATGTCTCAGTTCCTG CACCCGTGAGGTGGCCGGTGCTTGTAGTTGCCATTCTTGCTTCTGTTGTTGGAAGCCAGGCAATCATAAGTGGAACATTCTCTATCATAAACCAAAGCCAATCACTTGGTTGCTTCCCAAGAGTCAAGGTCATTCACACCTCTGACAAGATACATGGCCAGATTTATATCCCTGAGATCAACTGGATGCTCATGATCCTCTGCATTGCTGTGACCATAGGATTCAGAGACACAAAACACATGGGGAATGCATCTG GGTTAGCAGTGATGACTGTGATGTTAGTGACTACATGCCTCACATCCTTGGTTATCATCATTTGTTGGCAAAAGCCCCCTATTATAGCTATCACCTTCCTGCTCTTTTTTGGCTCTATTGAATTACTCTACTTCTCAGCTTCGCTCACCAAGTTCAAAGAGGGTGCCTGGCTTCCCATCCTTCTAGCCCTGATCCTCATGACTGTCATGTTTGTTTGGCACTATGCAACCATCAAGAAATATGAATACGACCTTCACAACAAGGTTTCATTAGAGTGGCTTTTAGCCTTAGGACCAAGCTTAGGAATTGCTCGGGTTCCAGGAATTGGTCTAGTATTCAGTGATCTCACCTCTGGTATTCCAGCTAACTTCTCACGCTTTGTGACTAATCTCCCTGCCTTCCACCGTATACTCAtctttgtgtgtgtaaaatCAGTTCCTGTCCCACATGTGCCCCCTGCTGAGCGGTATCTTGTTGGCCGTGTTGGTCCTACGGCTCATAGGTCCTATAGGTGTATTGTCCGGTATGGATATCGTGATGTTCATCAGGATGTCCATTCCTTTGAAACTGAGCTAGTTGAAAGACTAGCGGATTTCATTCGCTATGATTGGCATCAAACAAATTGGACTAATTCTTGCAATGGGGATGATGCATCAAGATCAAATGAATCATCCAGTGAGAGTAAATTAGCTGTGATTGGAACAGTGGCATTCTCTGGGCCACCAGCTTATGAGATTGAGGAGAATGTGCAGCCAGAAAGTGTATCCATTGAGTTCCCAACTGTAGAAAGTGTTAGAGATGTTATTGAGATGGAACCAGTAGGTAAAAGAGTGAGGTTTGCCATTGACGACGAGTCTGAAACTGATGTGCAAACTGAAGTGGAAGCACAATTGCAAGAAGAGCTTGCATATCTCTATGCCGCTCAACAAGCAGGTACTGCATTCATATTGGGGCATTCCCATGTCCGAGCAAAGCAAGGTTCTTCTCTCTTCAAGAGACTGGCCATTGACTTTGGATATAATTTCTTGAGGAGGAATTGTAGAGGGCCAGATGTGGCACTCAAGGTGCCAACAGTGTCTCTTCTTGAGGTTGGCATGGTTTATGTAGTGTAG